Proteins co-encoded in one Fundulus heteroclitus isolate FHET01 unplaced genomic scaffold, MU-UCD_Fhet_4.1 scaffold_53, whole genome shotgun sequence genomic window:
- the LOC110366802 gene encoding muscle M-line assembly protein unc-89: MPRPEIRWFHNRQPVQPSKNVVFHFDEVTNVATLIIVDAFPEHAGQYTCRAANRAGEAACSAGLTVTREEEVDVLDKRQRAKPRSTNRARNSGEPWVQVCSKGRSMSDPVDELLELKLVKILILLLTGMFHNTQSHHSLSCISSTISNSHDKNSFSCRTNRNQSTPSEVLSVLAPNPDYVHMAIMF, encoded by the exons ATGCCGAGGCCGGAAATACGCTGGTTCCACAACCGGCAGCCGGTCCAACCCTCCAAGAACGTGGTGTTCCACTTCGATGAGGTGACCAACGTCGCCACGCTCATCATAGTGGACGCTTTCCCCGAGCACGCCGGGCAGTACACCTGCCGGGCGGCCAATCGCGCCGGGGAGGCCGCATGCTCGGCCGGCCTCACTGTTACCAGAGAGGAAGAAG TTGACGTTTTAGACAAAAGACAAAGGGCCAAGCCTAGGAGCACAAACCGAGCTaggaacagtggtgaaccaTGGGTGCAGGTGTGCAGCAAAGGTCGGTCCATGTCTGATCCAGTAGATGAGCTGCTGGAGCTGAAACTGGTGAAGATATTAATTCTGCTTCTGACAGGAATGTTTCATAATACACAGTCCCATCACAGTTTGAGCTGCATAAGCAGCACCATATCCAACAGTCAcgataaaaacagtttttcctgcaGGACAAATAGAAACCAAAGCACACCTTCAGAGGTTCTAAGCGTGTTGGCACCAAACCCTGATTATGTGCACATGGCCATAATGTTTTGA